The Latilactobacillus sakei subsp. sakei DSM 20017 = JCM 1157 genome includes a window with the following:
- a CDS encoding flavodoxin has protein sequence MATAKVVYASMTGNNEEIADIVEEALENLDVSVETSEISQADPSDFEDTDICIVCSYTYGDDGDLPDEAVDFYEDLKEMDLTGKVYGVCGSGDTFYDEFCKVVDDFAGVFEQTGATKGSDVVKVDLAPEAEDIEHLEKFVAEIVAKQSAL, from the coding sequence ATGGCAACAGCAAAAGTAGTTTACGCAAGTATGACCGGTAATAACGAGGAAATTGCCGATATCGTTGAAGAAGCCCTCGAAAACTTAGACGTCTCGGTTGAAACGTCAGAAATCTCACAAGCAGATCCTTCTGATTTTGAAGACACAGACATCTGCATCGTCTGCAGCTACACTTATGGCGACGACGGTGACTTACCAGACGAAGCCGTTGACTTCTATGAAGATTTAAAAGAAATGGATTTAACAGGTAAGGTTTACGGCGTCTGTGGTTCAGGCGATACCTTCTATGATGAATTCTGCAAAGTAGTCGACGATTTCGCTGGCGTCTTCGAACAAACCGGTGCCACCAAAGGCTCAGACGTGGTTAAAGTTGATCTCGCACCAGAAGCAGAAGACATTGAACACTTAGAAAAATTCGTAGCAGAAATAGTAGCAAAACAGAGTGCTCTCTAA